TGTCTCACGAAGGGTGCGTCTTTGTGGTGGATGAAGAATCGCTACCACGCTGGCGGCGATGGTATCGGCATATCTTGCGCGACCAATTGTTCGTGTGGATGGGCGCGTGCCTGATCGGCGTCTCCCTCCCCAGCATCCTTTCGGTCGAGTTCTTGCCCCGCGGCACCGAAGCCAGCAGTTGGACCGGTGCTGCCATGACCGCCGGCGGCGTGCAAGACCGCGTAACAGACCCCGCCCCTGGCACGCTGGCCTACATGCCCGCATTGCGGTCGTTGATATCGGGGCCGAACTTGGGGCGATTCTTTTGGGGTGCAACTCTTTTCTGCGGCTTCCTGGTGATGATTACCAGTCACACAACCACGACCGATGGTTTCGTTCGTCGCTGGGTCGATGTGTTTTGGACTGCGAGTCCGCAACTGCGCAAGTTACCCGGCACGGCAGTGAAATATGTCTACTTCTTCGTCCTTTGCGGCTGTGCAGTCTTAGGCCTGACCATTCTCTGGACAATGGACAAGCCGGGCAAAGTCTTCGAGATGTCGACCACCTTCTATAACTTTGCCTTTGCCTTCAGCTCGTGGCACACGCTGGTGGTTAACACCACGCTGCTGCCACCTCAGTTGCGCCCCAATTGGGGCGTGCGCATCGGCCTTGTACTCTCGGGCCTCTACTTCGCCGCTCTCGGTCTGCTGATGTCGATGAAACTGTTCGGATACATCAGCTAAGGATTGCGGTTGAATCGACCTCGCATTTCGGAAAGTTCCTGAATTCGCGTTCTAAAGTCTCACTTGATATCCAACAAATAGTTGATCTATCGGTCTTTGTCAGCTTGCTCATTGCTGCCTAACCGGGCCGCTTGCGGACGTTGAACTGTTAGCCAACTGTTTTCACATTTCATCCGCGCCAGCGCGGCCGCAAGCGGCTCGGCTAACCGGTTGCGCCACATTGCCGCCGGGGTTTATCAACACCCCCCTTTTGCGTGCATCACATGCAAGGCGTTCCGCGGCAACGAATTGCGCCTCAATTGCAAACTCTGAAATCATCCTCTTTGTTGATAAACCTCCGCGGCCAACTCGCCGCGATTGGTACTTCGCAAGCAAAGTCCAGCAACAGCCCCGCGCGCGGACTCATCCCGCCACGCCATGCATAGCTTCCACCACTTTGCCAATCCACTCGCTTATTTTATTTTGAATTAGTGATTACTTGTCAAGTAACTGTCGGCGATATTTCGTGCTAATTTGAGCGGGGCGAACCCCGGCTGGTTCCCCAGGCTAGCTACAAAGCGAGCCAAAATTCTATTCGGCAAGTAGTTCGCGAATTCCACTTCCCCTCGCCAGTGCGGTTGCCACGCGCCTGGTTCGTTCCTCTAATGTCAGGCTGGGAACCTCGTTTACGTTTGCAGGAGTTTGTGTCGTGCCTCATCCGCCTCGCTTCGAAAAGTTAGCTGCAGACGCCAAGACCCGCATTCGGGAAATCTCTGCTGCCGATGCCTATAAGCAACAGCAAACCGGCGCGCTCTTGATCGATACGCGCGAGGAATCGGAATTCGCCCAGGAACACGCCATCGGCTCGATCCACTTGAGCAAGGGCGTGATCGAACTCAAAATCGAGCCCACCGCGCCGGACACTGCGACACCCATCATCTGCTACTGCGGCGGTGGATATCGTTCGGCAA
Above is a window of Anatilimnocola aggregata DNA encoding:
- a CDS encoding rhodanese-like domain-containing protein, which produces MPHPPRFEKLAADAKTRIREISAADAYKQQQTGALLIDTREESEFAQEHAIGSIHLSKGVIELKIEPTAPDTATPIICYCGGGYRSAIAVDNLQKMGYTNVQSLAGGFKAWKAANLPIEPGTAK